In Paenibacillus sp. FSL M7-0420, a single genomic region encodes these proteins:
- the acpS gene encoding holo-ACP synthase → MIRGIGMDLVSISFVEQMLAKCGELFIQQYYSMEERELFACKKRHAEQFLAGRFAAKEALLKAFGTGMNCELDWNELEFLNLPSGQPYLVRSRRLESYIQQQESIHVSISHHGDYAAAFIIIESSQ, encoded by the coding sequence ATGATCAGAGGGATCGGCATGGATCTGGTCAGTATCAGCTTCGTGGAGCAGATGCTGGCCAAGTGCGGTGAACTCTTCATCCAGCAGTACTATTCAATGGAAGAAAGGGAACTGTTCGCCTGTAAAAAAAGACATGCGGAACAGTTCCTGGCCGGCAGATTCGCCGCCAAAGAAGCGCTGCTGAAGGCCTTCGGCACCGGAATGAACTGTGAGCTGGACTGGAATGAGCTGGAGTTCCTCAATCTTCCCAGCGGCCAGCCCTATCTGGTCCGCAGCCGAAGACTGGAGTCTTATATACAGCAGCAGGAGAGCATCCACGTAAGCATTAGTCATCACGGTGATTATGCTGCTGCATTCATCATTATTGAGAGCAGTCAATGA
- a CDS encoding aldo/keto reductase yields MEHFVLNNGVQMPKVGLGVYNIKDNNEDALVWALQNGYRHLDTAAAYRNEELIARAIQKSGVPRSELFITTKVWSTDLGRKTRKAFEASLQKLQTDYVDLYLIHWPAKHYLESWHILESLYKEGKIRAIGVSNFEQEHLDKVMKQGTIVPAVNQIQTNPLLQQGSLHDYMSKHGIQHVAWSPFGHGNQEMLTHPVLTEMAERYDKTAAQVILRWNLERDIAVIPKSVTPARLKQNLELFDFSLSDEEMKRIAALDQNKRGFTDPQNKFYLWSTRFIPLS; encoded by the coding sequence ATGGAACATTTCGTTTTGAATAATGGAGTCCAGATGCCGAAGGTGGGTCTGGGTGTGTATAACATCAAAGACAATAATGAAGACGCTCTAGTATGGGCGCTTCAGAACGGGTACCGGCATCTGGATACGGCAGCAGCTTACCGCAACGAGGAGCTGATAGCCAGGGCTATTCAGAAATCGGGTGTACCTCGAAGCGAGCTCTTTATTACAACCAAAGTATGGAGCACTGACCTGGGGCGAAAGACCCGTAAAGCCTTTGAAGCCAGTCTTCAAAAACTCCAAACGGATTATGTTGACCTTTACCTGATCCACTGGCCGGCCAAGCACTATCTAGAAAGCTGGCACATCCTGGAGTCTTTATACAAGGAGGGCAAAATCCGGGCAATTGGGGTATCTAATTTTGAGCAGGAGCATCTGGATAAGGTCATGAAGCAGGGGACGATTGTCCCCGCAGTGAATCAAATTCAGACGAACCCGCTGCTCCAGCAAGGGTCGCTTCATGACTATATGAGCAAGCACGGTATCCAGCATGTCGCGTGGAGCCCTTTTGGACACGGTAACCAGGAGATGCTTACCCACCCTGTGCTCACCGAAATGGCAGAGAGGTATGATAAGACAGCAGCGCAAGTCATCTTGAGGTGGAATCTGGAGCGGGATATCGCTGTGATTCCGAAGTCGGTTACTCCTGCCAGGCTGAAGCAAAATCTGGAGCTGTTTGATTTCTCCCTGTCGGACGAAGAGATGAAGAGAATTGCAGCCCTGGATCAGAATAAAAGAGGATTTACCGATCCGCAAAATAAATTTTACCTGTGGTCCACCCGGTTTATCCCGTTGTCCTAA
- a CDS encoding MFS transporter produces MKELLRNRVFLLVMASDVLQQVGIWVRNMALLYYVVQQTQGDPVAVSLLTVVEYAPIFLFSLVGGVLADRWRPKRTMIWGDVLSFLSIVPILFVVAWGYWQAVFIVTMISAIVSQFSQPSSAKLLKTHVPEQELTAAMAMTQMVSSLFIILGPILGTFVYYTFGVMVSLSSLLVIFALSACFLLFLPDSPRSMERLSVQAVVNDLRGGLLYLREHANLKVLMVMFGVLALGAGLTAPLDIFLVTERLGLAEADLQWFTALSGLGLLIGAIIAASLSGRLKGKGVVFAGLILLGAGTMIEVWSVWPILTGGMRLITGLFLALTQTVIGTYMLTLVRAEYIGRINGLITPIFTGCTLIGTGLSGMLVAQSSLIFVYMLSGLILMLAALVALRLRFDNPAAKQAEGGEAAGK; encoded by the coding sequence ATGAAAGAATTGTTGCGAAATCGGGTATTTCTGCTGGTAATGGCCTCGGATGTGCTGCAGCAGGTGGGGATTTGGGTGCGGAATATGGCTTTGCTCTATTATGTGGTGCAGCAGACGCAGGGTGATCCGGTGGCTGTGTCCTTGCTTACGGTGGTGGAATACGCGCCGATTTTCTTATTTTCCCTGGTGGGCGGTGTGCTGGCTGACCGCTGGCGCCCCAAGCGCACCATGATCTGGGGCGATGTTCTAAGCTTTCTCTCCATTGTGCCAATTTTATTTGTGGTGGCATGGGGATACTGGCAGGCGGTTTTTATTGTGACGATGATCTCCGCGATTGTGTCGCAGTTCTCCCAGCCATCCTCGGCCAAATTGCTTAAAACCCATGTTCCTGAACAAGAGCTGACGGCTGCCATGGCGATGACCCAGATGGTCAGCTCGCTGTTTATCATTCTGGGCCCCATCCTCGGCACCTTTGTTTACTACACCTTCGGAGTTATGGTTTCCTTGAGCAGCCTCCTGGTAATCTTTGCGCTTTCCGCTTGTTTTTTGCTCTTCCTGCCGGATTCACCGCGCTCCATGGAAAGGTTGTCAGTGCAGGCTGTGGTCAACGATTTACGCGGCGGACTGCTCTACCTGCGGGAACATGCCAACTTGAAAGTGTTGATGGTGATGTTTGGCGTCCTTGCTCTGGGAGCCGGTCTGACCGCTCCGCTTGACATCTTTCTGGTTACGGAGCGGCTGGGATTGGCAGAAGCAGACTTGCAGTGGTTTACCGCCTTGTCCGGCTTGGGCCTCCTGATCGGGGCAATAATCGCCGCCAGCCTGTCCGGTCGCCTTAAGGGCAAAGGGGTGGTTTTCGCCGGTTTGATTTTGCTCGGGGCGGGGACAATGATTGAAGTATGGTCGGTCTGGCCCATTCTAACAGGCGGGATGCGGCTGATTACCGGTCTGTTCCTGGCTTTGACGCAGACTGTAATTGGCACGTATATGCTGACTTTGGTTCGGGCTGAATATATCGGACGGATTAATGGCCTCATCACTCCAATTTTTACCGGGTGCACGCTGATCGGGACAGGACTTTCTGGTATGCTGGTGGCGCAAAGCTCGCTTATCTTTGTCTATATGCTATCCGGTTTGATTTTGATGCTGGCGGCCTTGGTAGCGCTTCGTCTACGCTTCGACAACCCTGCAGCTAAGCAGGCAGAGGGGGGAGAAGCAGCGGGGAAGTAA
- a CDS encoding TetR/AcrR family transcriptional regulator yields the protein MSTPKGSVKRSMILDQALELFVQKGYAATSMEDIVKHTGVSKGSIYYHFSSKDDLFVSMVEKINREWVEEWSEIRRQFPEVGSRLMGASLHFVNSFQSPLTKVAEEFSMNMQEGYQEIHQRLIEISMVQIEVFTEIFREGMEQQVFTMADSSRLAVLFTSMLSGLTLYPQVFPKDGMHQHTQEAVALLLEGIKKK from the coding sequence ATGAGTACACCAAAAGGTTCAGTAAAGCGGAGTATGATCCTAGACCAGGCGTTGGAGCTTTTTGTGCAGAAGGGATATGCCGCCACCTCGATGGAGGATATCGTCAAGCACACCGGGGTCAGCAAGGGCAGCATTTATTACCATTTTTCCAGCAAAGATGATTTGTTTGTGAGTATGGTCGAAAAAATCAACCGCGAATGGGTGGAGGAGTGGTCGGAGATTCGCCGCCAATTTCCGGAGGTCGGAAGCAGACTAATGGGAGCAAGCTTGCATTTTGTGAACAGCTTCCAGAGTCCTCTGACGAAGGTGGCTGAAGAGTTCTCCATGAATATGCAGGAGGGTTACCAGGAGATACATCAGCGGCTGATTGAGATCTCAATGGTGCAGATTGAAGTATTTACCGAGATCTTCCGGGAGGGGATGGAGCAGCAGGTATTTACTATGGCGGACTCGAGCCGGCTGGCTGTGTTATTCACCAGTATGTTAAGCGGCTTGACGCTGTATCCCCAAGTGTTCCCCAAAGACGGGATGCACCAGCATACGCAAGAAGCGGTAGCTCTGTTATTGGAGGGAATTAAGAAGAAATGA
- a CDS encoding beta-ketoacyl-[acyl-carrier-protein] synthase family protein, giving the protein MENVTRKRVVITGMGLLTPLGNTPEQFWRNSLQGKVGYDRLQGYEHMALKSRVTGTIPQFEHLGRTADEAQRAGMGRPGILAVNAAIRAVADAGLVFTKELRERSGVCIANAIADTPFSEQTFLRMTEGGQGPIDHGLCQEDLYRKGMFSYIAFEVAHEFGLQGEALVMSTGCTGGIDAVGYGYESITAGEHDVMICGAAEAPVSSMTISSFDAIGALTSKFNDDPQRASRPFEKNRSGFVLSEGCAVVVLEELEHALRRQAPIYGEVTGFASTNNAFHMTDLPQDGDALSLTMNEALGNAGLTAEDIQYINAHGSSTPQNDAFETAAYKRTFGELAYSIPISSTKSMVGHPLSAASAIEIVHCLLALNEGYIPPTANLDEPDPACDLNYVPKEAIQRDLYHILTNASGFSGIHSAMILAANEYSNRAGKLQTEQWMCSL; this is encoded by the coding sequence ATGGAGAATGTGACAAGAAAAAGAGTCGTAATCACCGGGATGGGGCTGCTTACCCCGCTGGGGAATACGCCGGAGCAGTTCTGGAGGAACAGCCTGCAGGGCAAGGTGGGATATGACCGCTTGCAGGGCTATGAGCATATGGCGCTCAAAAGCCGCGTTACCGGCACCATACCGCAGTTCGAGCATTTGGGCCGGACGGCTGATGAAGCGCAGCGGGCAGGCATGGGGCGGCCGGGTATTCTGGCGGTCAACGCCGCGATAAGGGCGGTTGCCGATGCGGGGCTTGTGTTCACGAAGGAGCTGCGGGAGCGTTCCGGGGTCTGCATCGCCAATGCGATTGCCGACACCCCGTTCTCGGAGCAGACCTTCCTGCGGATGACGGAGGGCGGGCAGGGGCCGATTGATCATGGACTCTGTCAGGAGGATTTGTACCGCAAGGGCATGTTCTCTTATATTGCCTTCGAAGTGGCGCATGAGTTCGGGCTTCAGGGAGAGGCACTGGTCATGTCCACAGGCTGCACGGGCGGCATTGATGCTGTCGGATATGGCTATGAGTCGATTACAGCCGGGGAACATGACGTGATGATCTGCGGCGCAGCGGAAGCACCGGTCAGCTCGATGACTATTTCCTCCTTCGATGCCATCGGTGCGTTAACCTCCAAGTTCAACGATGATCCGCAGCGGGCTTCGAGACCTTTTGAGAAGAACCGCAGCGGCTTCGTTCTCAGCGAGGGGTGTGCCGTCGTTGTGCTGGAGGAGCTGGAGCATGCGCTCCGGCGGCAGGCGCCGATCTATGGCGAGGTGACCGGATTCGCCAGTACGAATAACGCTTTTCATATGACCGATCTGCCGCAGGACGGGGATGCGCTCAGTCTGACGATGAACGAGGCGCTCGGCAACGCGGGTCTGACAGCGGAGGACATTCAATATATCAACGCACATGGAAGCTCGACTCCGCAGAATGATGCTTTTGAGACCGCCGCTTATAAAAGAACGTTCGGAGAGCTCGCCTACTCCATCCCGATCAGCTCCACGAAATCGATGGTAGGCCATCCGCTCTCGGCAGCGAGTGCCATTGAGATTGTACACTGCCTGCTGGCCTTGAACGAGGGCTATATCCCGCCAACCGCCAACCTGGACGAGCCGGATCCGGCCTGTGATTTGAATTATGTGCCGAAAGAGGCGATCCAGCGCGACCTGTACCATATTCTGACCAATGCCAGCGGATTCTCCGGGATTCACTCCGCGATGATTCTGGCCGCGAACGAATACAGCAATCGGGCAGGCAAGCTTCAGACTGAACAATGGATGTGCAGCCTATGA
- a CDS encoding phosphopantetheine-binding protein translates to MVFEKVKAIIEDIGIEDEIIESSRLYDDLALDSTELALVSTALAKAFGIFIESRVLKTYSVAQVIEAVALKA, encoded by the coding sequence ATGGTATTCGAGAAGGTAAAAGCAATCATTGAGGATATTGGCATTGAGGATGAGATTATCGAATCATCACGGCTCTATGACGATTTGGCCCTGGATTCAACAGAGCTGGCGCTGGTCTCTACAGCACTTGCGAAGGCGTTTGGCATCTTCATTGAGAGTAGGGTGCTTAAGACTTATTCTGTAGCCCAAGTGATCGAAGCCGTTGCCTTGAAGGCATGA
- a CDS encoding SRPBCC family protein, whose translation MATIQNSIWIHADRITVFERTNDIAHWTDLFTEYKETRVLEQGDAYIRFELTTHPEGNRPSRTWESERWLDRPNFRITARRLAPLLPFKHMNLEWLYEEQDEGTYMTWIQEFEVDPASGLTGEQVEAHLNRTTKEQMAAIKHNIEKQTVRS comes from the coding sequence GTGGCAACGATTCAGAACAGTATCTGGATTCACGCAGACCGGATCACCGTATTTGAGCGGACGAATGATATTGCGCACTGGACAGATTTATTCACGGAATACAAGGAGACGCGGGTGCTGGAGCAGGGGGACGCCTACATCCGGTTTGAGCTGACGACACATCCCGAGGGGAACCGCCCTTCACGCACATGGGAATCAGAACGCTGGCTGGACCGGCCGAACTTCCGGATTACGGCCAGACGCCTTGCGCCGCTGCTGCCGTTCAAGCATATGAATCTCGAATGGCTCTATGAGGAGCAGGACGAAGGGACGTATATGACCTGGATTCAGGAATTCGAGGTAGATCCGGCAAGCGGGCTGACCGGGGAGCAGGTGGAAGCGCATCTGAACCGCACGACCAAGGAGCAGATGGCAGCGATCAAGCACAATATCGAGAAGCAAACGGTTCGGAGCTGA
- a CDS encoding winged helix-turn-helix domain-containing protein, which translates to MRVALVCCADSTEPCEDCRFKNVHSFFAQVYGCKVLHFKELDALVDIVKEGLRLDGVIISTPDFNPGFIHKMQYLQQMHTLRIFFIVEEISAHGNPVPFPSNHIYISSFERYGFQEELFSRLRCWFDEGLDPYTHRTRQIKDIALHLHSKSLKVGEFVIELTCKEFELLDLLLECQGQYIPTEQILHQLWDRYTSPEIVRQYVYKLRHKIEIISGRSDIILFRRGIGYSVNPLI; encoded by the coding sequence ATGCGTGTTGCGCTGGTGTGTTGTGCAGATTCCACAGAGCCTTGTGAGGATTGCAGGTTTAAGAATGTTCATTCCTTTTTTGCACAGGTGTACGGTTGTAAGGTATTGCATTTCAAGGAGCTTGATGCGCTGGTCGATATTGTGAAGGAGGGCCTCCGGCTCGATGGTGTAATCATTAGCACCCCTGACTTCAACCCGGGATTCATTCATAAGATGCAATACCTGCAGCAGATGCATACGCTGAGAATATTCTTCATTGTGGAGGAGATCAGCGCTCACGGCAACCCTGTCCCCTTTCCTTCCAATCATATCTACATCAGCAGCTTTGAGCGCTACGGCTTCCAGGAGGAATTGTTCAGCCGGTTGCGCTGCTGGTTCGACGAAGGACTGGACCCTTATACACATCGCACCAGACAAATCAAGGATATCGCCCTTCATCTACACTCCAAATCCCTGAAGGTCGGAGAATTCGTCATTGAGCTTACCTGTAAAGAATTCGAACTCCTGGATCTGCTGCTGGAATGCCAAGGCCAGTACATCCCCACCGAGCAGATTCTGCACCAGCTGTGGGACAGGTATACATCCCCTGAGATTGTAAGGCAGTACGTATACAAGCTGAGGCACAAAATCGAGATCATCTCCGGACGAAGCGACATCATCCTGTTTCGCCGGGGGATCGGATATTCGGTGAACCCATTGATCTGA
- a CDS encoding carbohydrate ABC transporter permease gives MSNSQAAHSQTIKHSGGIADRLYTLVVAVISIAAFIMVAYPLYFIIIASVSNSTMVNQGQVILWPKDINLYGYEQIFKDTRIWQGYKNTIIYTVLGTLLNLLVTLPAAYALSQRKFRARRFIMPLFVITMYFGGGMIPTYLLIRDLNLLNTPWVMIVNGAISVYNLIITRTFFETAIPEELHEAATLDGCSHFRYFISVVVPLSKAVISVITLYYVVGHWNDFFNALLYINTDSLQPLQIVLRNILLSNQAFAGGAGSGAGAGAGSYAQQFADQIKYAVIIVSTVPVLIIYPFIQKYFEKGVMIGAVKG, from the coding sequence ATGTCAAACAGTCAAGCCGCTCATTCGCAAACGATCAAGCATTCGGGCGGCATCGCAGACAGGCTGTACACGCTGGTGGTTGCGGTCATAAGCATCGCAGCGTTTATCATGGTCGCGTACCCGCTGTATTTCATCATCATAGCTTCCGTCAGCAACTCCACCATGGTGAATCAGGGACAGGTTATTCTATGGCCTAAGGACATTAACCTGTACGGCTATGAGCAGATATTCAAGGACACCCGGATCTGGCAGGGGTATAAAAATACGATTATTTACACGGTGCTGGGTACGCTGCTCAATCTGCTGGTCACGCTCCCTGCGGCGTATGCCTTGTCCCAGCGGAAATTCCGGGCACGCAGGTTCATTATGCCGCTGTTTGTGATCACGATGTATTTTGGCGGGGGCATGATTCCTACCTATCTGCTTATCCGTGACCTGAATCTGTTGAATACGCCCTGGGTAATGATTGTGAACGGTGCCATTAGTGTATACAATCTGATTATTACAAGAACCTTCTTCGAGACCGCTATCCCGGAGGAGCTGCACGAAGCGGCTACCCTGGATGGCTGCTCGCACTTCCGTTATTTCATCTCGGTGGTGGTTCCGCTGTCCAAGGCGGTAATCTCTGTCATCACGCTCTATTATGTGGTGGGTCACTGGAACGACTTCTTCAACGCCTTGCTCTATATCAATACGGATAGCTTACAGCCGCTGCAGATCGTCCTGCGCAATATTCTGTTATCCAATCAGGCGTTCGCGGGCGGAGCCGGATCAGGTGCCGGGGCCGGTGCGGGCAGCTATGCCCAGCAGTTCGCGGATCAGATCAAATATGCGGTCATTATCGTATCGACGGTGCCGGTGCTGATTATCTATCCGTTTATCCAGAAGTACTTCGAGAAGGGCGTAATGATCGGTGCGGTGAAGGGCTGA
- a CDS encoding S-layer homology domain-containing protein, with product MKPTNLTKHAKKMSIACGILAASLSFGASAFAFTDLKGNAAETKINSLHNAGVINGITNDLFAPNAKVTNAQAVQFLVKGLSLAPKAGTDSSAKASQLFDNVKDNAWYASSFALAKQSGLMLAKDINPNAPMTRAEFAHLLTQALQSKGNFPVTKMFFMIEDGDKLTPEVNYSLQVLLNTKVLTLDNGKFRPSDAITRAEAAVMIHDAAEFADRVITPNNPGNEPSEPEPVPANNYVSDVVLAKAAEGVNKATITVDNLPNPGYGLTVERIEFTSATKAVIFFKVTLPDPDKMYPQVITKGTVSTYLPEGYTATAEPVMDSRWLEPSAPAK from the coding sequence ATGAAACCAACGAATCTAACGAAGCACGCAAAAAAAATGAGCATCGCGTGCGGAATCCTGGCTGCCAGTTTATCCTTCGGAGCGTCCGCATTTGCCTTCACGGACCTCAAGGGAAATGCAGCCGAAACCAAGATCAATTCGCTGCATAACGCCGGTGTAATTAACGGAATTACGAATGACCTGTTTGCCCCCAATGCCAAAGTGACGAATGCGCAAGCCGTACAGTTCCTTGTAAAAGGATTGTCGCTTGCACCGAAAGCAGGTACCGACAGCAGTGCTAAGGCCAGCCAGCTCTTTGACAATGTAAAAGATAATGCCTGGTACGCCTCCTCCTTCGCCCTTGCGAAGCAGAGCGGCCTGATGCTGGCAAAGGATATCAACCCGAATGCACCGATGACCCGTGCGGAATTCGCCCATTTATTGACCCAAGCCTTGCAGAGCAAGGGCAATTTCCCGGTAACTAAGATGTTCTTCATGATTGAGGATGGCGATAAGCTCACTCCAGAGGTGAATTACAGCCTGCAGGTGCTCTTGAACACGAAGGTACTCACGCTGGATAACGGCAAATTCCGCCCGTCCGATGCGATTACCCGCGCTGAAGCCGCTGTCATGATCCATGATGCCGCTGAATTCGCCGACCGGGTGATTACGCCGAACAATCCGGGCAATGAGCCTTCTGAGCCGGAGCCGGTTCCGGCTAACAATTACGTCTCCGATGTAGTCCTGGCCAAAGCCGCTGAAGGCGTCAACAAAGCCACCATCACCGTTGACAATCTGCCTAACCCCGGTTACGGCCTGACGGTAGAGCGTATCGAATTCACCAGTGCCACCAAAGCAGTGATCTTCTTCAAGGTCACCCTGCCTGACCCGGATAAAATGTATCCGCAAGTTATTACCAAAGGCACGGTATCCACTTACCTGCCTGAAGGCTACACCGCAACCGCTGAGCCTGTAATGGATTCACGCTGGCTTGAGCCATCGGCTCCAGCGAAGTAA
- a CDS encoding AraC family transcriptional regulator produces MKKSLELLDSIGEPVSQDMKEKLIHGSRQFRMSVHVTKVPSMNNLVLYSHWHEELELLFMIKGTAKFHVGQEKLVVQSGEAVFIQPNMLHSAIRVDQEEIMFCAVLVHFNFLSSLENDQIQQQYIFPLFLDNRRYPLLIGRELEEKLRLIPLLEEVRDLYQQESHGYEMLIKARLFELLYRLEKCAAEHPQAGLPGQSRGGNSSMLAKKTLAYVQQNYSKRITLSDMAQQVNMSPSYFCRFMKKQFDLSPMDFLNEYRISEAVSLLETTDKKIMEISGMTGFSNVNRFTEMFKKTYGCRPIDYRNRLRQSK; encoded by the coding sequence GTGAAAAAAAGTCTTGAACTGCTCGATTCCATCGGCGAACCTGTATCTCAAGATATGAAGGAAAAGCTTATTCATGGCAGCAGACAATTCCGCATGAGTGTGCATGTAACCAAGGTACCTTCCATGAATAATCTGGTGCTGTATTCCCACTGGCATGAAGAGCTGGAGCTGCTGTTCATGATCAAGGGCACGGCCAAGTTCCATGTGGGGCAGGAGAAGCTGGTTGTTCAGAGCGGAGAGGCGGTCTTCATTCAGCCTAATATGCTGCATTCGGCGATCCGGGTGGATCAGGAGGAGATTATGTTCTGCGCGGTGCTGGTGCATTTCAATTTCCTCTCGAGCCTGGAGAATGACCAGATTCAGCAGCAGTATATCTTCCCGCTCTTCCTCGACAACCGGCGTTATCCGCTGCTGATCGGGCGGGAGCTGGAGGAGAAGCTGCGGCTGATTCCACTGCTGGAGGAGGTACGGGATCTCTATCAGCAAGAATCGCACGGCTATGAGATGCTGATTAAGGCCAGGCTGTTCGAGCTGCTGTACCGGCTGGAAAAGTGTGCGGCTGAGCATCCGCAGGCAGGACTGCCCGGGCAGTCCCGGGGCGGCAACAGCTCGATGCTGGCCAAAAAAACGCTGGCCTACGTCCAGCAGAACTACAGTAAGCGGATCACGCTCTCCGACATGGCGCAGCAGGTCAACATGAGCCCGTCTTACTTTTGCCGGTTCATGAAGAAGCAGTTCGATCTGTCCCCGATGGACTTCCTGAACGAATACCGGATCTCGGAGGCGGTCAGCCTGCTGGAGACCACGGATAAGAAGATCATGGAGATCTCCGGCATGACCGGCTTCAGCAATGTCAACCGGTTCACGGAGATGTTCAAGAAAACCTACGGCTGCCGCCCGATAGATTACCGGAACAGGCTGCGGCAGAGTAAATAG
- a CDS encoding beta-ketoacyl-[acyl-carrier-protein] synthase family protein has translation MKNTVFVTGVGMVGPCGNSAGAFWEGLLSGRNYMTPLQLEGTTGNAPPFAGQVSGMEPERVISKRLLKKCSRFSVMSILAAKDAMDDAHWELDQMRRERIGIFVGNNSGGWESARNGLRVLHTEGAPFIDPNLASNWFPAAAQGHMSLAFDIRGYSKTVIADRSSGLLAIAYAARAIRSGIIDAAIVGGAETPLDPWALSFYNTEGLLNLSADRPQAAYRPFVEGRSGLALAEGAAFLCLESERNLQKREASRRVRASIQGFGFTNDGQAAAPPEESIAQCARAIRLAIGHSETHPERIGYLSLDGAASAREDGIECSAIQEVFGSSTEAKWAGCPKTVFGNTIGAAGAFDVALSVLAMNNGELPGLPYLAESVQDNGLNFVPGISRRTAVESSLILSRGRGGVSSALVVNKEEL, from the coding sequence ATGAAGAATACAGTATTCGTAACCGGAGTAGGGATGGTGGGGCCGTGCGGGAATAGTGCCGGGGCCTTCTGGGAAGGACTTCTGAGCGGCCGTAATTATATGACTCCGCTTCAGCTTGAGGGTACGACTGGTAACGCGCCTCCCTTCGCTGGACAAGTCAGCGGGATGGAGCCGGAGCGGGTCATCTCGAAGCGTCTGCTCAAGAAATGCTCCCGCTTCTCTGTCATGTCGATTCTGGCTGCGAAGGATGCCATGGATGATGCGCACTGGGAGCTGGATCAGATGCGCCGCGAGCGGATCGGCATCTTCGTCGGCAACAACTCGGGCGGCTGGGAGAGTGCGCGCAATGGCCTGCGTGTCCTCCATACCGAGGGGGCGCCCTTCATTGACCCGAACCTGGCGAGCAACTGGTTCCCGGCGGCGGCACAAGGGCATATGTCCCTGGCCTTCGATATCAGGGGCTACAGCAAGACGGTGATCGCCGACCGGAGCAGCGGGCTGCTCGCCATTGCGTATGCGGCCAGAGCCATCCGCAGCGGGATCATCGATGCGGCGATTGTGGGCGGAGCCGAGACGCCGCTTGATCCGTGGGCGCTGTCCTTCTATAACACGGAGGGGCTGCTGAATCTGAGTGCGGACCGCCCGCAGGCGGCATACCGGCCGTTCGTGGAGGGACGCAGCGGACTGGCCCTGGCTGAAGGAGCCGCGTTCCTCTGCCTCGAATCAGAGCGCAACCTTCAGAAGCGCGAGGCGTCCCGCCGGGTACGGGCGAGCATCCAGGGCTTCGGCTTCACGAATGACGGCCAGGCCGCCGCCCCACCTGAGGAGAGTATAGCGCAGTGTGCCAGGGCGATCCGGCTGGCGATTGGACATTCGGAGACGCACCCGGAGAGAATCGGCTATCTGTCGCTGGATGGGGCCGCCTCCGCCCGCGAAGACGGAATTGAATGCTCGGCCATTCAGGAGGTGTTCGGCAGTAGTACAGAAGCCAAGTGGGCGGGCTGCCCCAAGACCGTCTTCGGCAACACGATTGGAGCGGCAGGGGCGTTCGATGTCGCACTGAGCGTGCTGGCAATGAATAACGGGGAGCTGCCCGGCCTTCCGTATCTGGCAGAATCCGTTCAGGACAATGGCTTGAACTTCGTGCCGGGGATCAGCCGCCGGACCGCTGTGGAGTCTTCGCTGATTCTGTCCAGAGGGAGGGGGGGTGTCTCTTCGGCACTGGTTGTGAACAAGGAAGAGCTGTGA